Proteins encoded in a region of the Euleptes europaea isolate rEulEur1 chromosome 3, rEulEur1.hap1, whole genome shotgun sequence genome:
- the TMEM140 gene encoding transmembrane protein 140, producing the protein FILAGKFRMKVPNCFQRAISNSNIGLWWKTYLLYMGNLFLVTGYIALLFYALIWEAGNIVSLPTKRIGFYNFCLWNEEAEKLDCLLSKDLEKMGINKFALFFSRVCVYSTPVLCLYVATVILQALCLKDKDGWKLACTVLGVCALSLPAGLSLFLFETQRWVQISELSEAFAALAGAHALLLLHMIIIGMYLARLKDALPPGQLFLVKSILYV; encoded by the coding sequence TTCATCCTAGCAGGTAAATTCAGGATGAAAGTGCCGAACTGCTTTCAAAGAGCCATCTCTAATTCCAATATAGGACTATGGTGGAAAACATATCTGTTATATATGGGTAATCTGTTCCTGGTGACTGGTTACATTGCTTTGCTGTTTTATGCTCTCATCTGGGAAGCTGGGAATATTGTCAGCCTTCCAACCAAAAGAATTGGCTTCTACAACTTCTGCCTGTGGAACGAGGAAGCAGAAAAACTGGATTGCCTTCTGTCCAAGGACTTAGAAAAGATGGGCATCAACAAATTTGCGCTGTTCTTTTCCAGAGTTTGTGTCTATTCCACACCAGTGTTGTGCCTTTATGTTGCCACTgtcatcttgcaggccctgtgctTGAAAGACAAAGATGGGTGGAAACTAGCCTGTACTGTATTGGGTGTTTGTGCTTTGAGCTTGCCCGCTGGTCTCAGCTTGTTTCTCTTTGAGACTCAGAGGTGGGTTCAGATCTCTGAACTTAGTGAGGCTTTTGCAGCCTTAGCTGGGGCTCATGCCTTACTTTTGCTCCACATGATCATTATCGGCATGTACCTGGCACGGCTCAAAGATGCGCTTCCCCCGGGACAGCTATTTCTAGTAAAGAGCATTCTGTATGTTTAA